The following coding sequences lie in one Bacteroides helcogenes P 36-108 genomic window:
- a CDS encoding sugar MFS transporter: MKNNKKWGMLALIMMFWFTISFITNILGPLIPDIIHNFELKDLAMAGFIPTSFFLAYAIMSIPAGILIDKYGEKPVLFTGFLMPFIGTVLFACFPFYSILLVSSFIIGLGMAMLQTVINPLQRVVGGEENYAFIAELAQFVFGVASFISPLVYTWLVHALEPGVYQPGKNFLLDILADITPVTLPWVSLYWVFTVLLLIMLLIVSLVHFPRIELKDDERSGSSASYKKLFRQRYVWLFFLGIFCYVSTEQGVSIFMSTFLEQYHGIDPKTVGAQSISYFWGSMTVGCLFGMFLLKLIDSKRLLQISGILSMSLLLIALFGSAEIAVWAFPAIGFCISMMYSIVFSLALNTVTRNHGSFAGILCSGIVGGAGGPLLVSLVSDATSLRTGMLLILIFMGYITFIGFWAHPLVNNKTVSLKELVTFKKQK; encoded by the coding sequence ATGAAAAATAACAAGAAATGGGGTATGCTGGCATTGATCATGATGTTCTGGTTTACCATTTCATTCATTACAAACATTCTCGGGCCGTTAATTCCTGACATTATCCATAACTTTGAGCTGAAGGATCTGGCAATGGCGGGATTTATCCCGACTTCCTTCTTCCTGGCTTATGCCATCATGTCGATACCGGCAGGCATATTGATAGATAAATATGGAGAAAAGCCGGTGCTGTTTACCGGTTTCCTTATGCCATTTATCGGAACCGTCTTGTTTGCATGCTTCCCGTTTTATTCGATATTACTGGTGTCTTCCTTTATTATCGGCTTGGGAATGGCCATGTTGCAGACCGTAATTAATCCTTTGCAGCGTGTTGTCGGTGGAGAAGAGAACTACGCATTCATAGCCGAATTGGCACAGTTTGTGTTTGGAGTAGCATCGTTTATCAGTCCTTTGGTTTATACTTGGTTGGTACATGCGCTGGAACCAGGAGTCTATCAGCCGGGAAAGAATTTCCTGCTTGATATTTTGGCGGACATCACTCCGGTCACTCTTCCCTGGGTTTCCCTTTATTGGGTATTCACAGTGTTATTGCTGATTATGCTGCTCATTGTGTCGTTGGTCCACTTCCCGCGCATTGAACTGAAAGATGATGAACGCAGCGGTTCTTCGGCTTCCTACAAGAAATTGTTCCGTCAAAGATACGTATGGCTTTTCTTCCTGGGAATCTTTTGTTATGTCAGTACGGAGCAGGGAGTTTCTATTTTTATGAGTACTTTTCTGGAGCAGTATCATGGCATTGATCCGAAGACCGTGGGTGCGCAAAGCATCAGTTATTTCTGGGGTTCAATGACTGTCGGATGTTTGTTTGGCATGTTCCTGCTGAAGTTGATAGACAGTAAGCGTTTGCTGCAAATATCGGGCATACTTTCCATGAGTTTGCTGTTAATTGCATTATTCGGTTCCGCGGAAATAGCGGTGTGGGCTTTTCCGGCAATAGGCTTTTGTATCTCCATGATGTACTCCATAGTGTTTTCACTTGCCCTGAATACAGTAACCCGGAATCACGGTTCTTTTGCAGGCATTCTTTGTTCCGGAATAGTGGGAGGTGCAGGTGGCCCGCTGCTCGTCAGCCTGGTATCCGACGCCACTTCGTTGCGAACGGGAATGTTGCTTATTCTGATTTTCATGGGATACATTACGTTTATCGGCTTCTGGGCACACCCTTTGGTTAATAATAAGACAGTAAGCTTGAAAGAGCTGGTTACCTTCAAAAAACAAAAATAA
- a CDS encoding ROK family protein encodes MKYAIGIDLGGTSIKYALVDKAGNSFFEGKLPSFASVSAAKVMEQLIKAATLLKDEAAKQNWTVLGIGLGTPGIVDETNRIVLGGAENIVGWENIDVASLMEKQMSLPVVVGNDANLMGLGETKYGAGRGCTHVVFLTVGTGIGGAVIIDGKLFNGYANRGTELGHVPLIANGERCACGAIGCLEHYASTAALTRRFSALAKEQKLSFDTEINGELIVRLYHENFPLAVECMNEHFYYLGRGIAGFVNIFSPQRIVIGGGVAESGSFYLEKIRAVVKKHVIADCALDTKIVAAELGNKAGLIGAASLIL; translated from the coding sequence ATGAAATACGCAATTGGCATTGATTTAGGTGGCACATCTATAAAATATGCTTTGGTAGATAAAGCGGGTAATTCTTTCTTTGAGGGGAAATTACCCTCTTTTGCTTCTGTCTCGGCTGCAAAAGTGATGGAACAACTGATAAAGGCTGCCACCTTGCTGAAAGATGAAGCCGCAAAACAGAACTGGACCGTACTGGGTATAGGGCTCGGTACACCGGGAATTGTAGATGAAACAAACCGTATCGTACTGGGAGGTGCGGAAAATATTGTCGGCTGGGAAAACATAGATGTAGCCTCCCTTATGGAGAAACAGATGAGTTTACCGGTAGTTGTTGGAAATGATGCCAATCTGATGGGACTGGGAGAAACGAAATATGGTGCAGGAAGAGGTTGCACTCATGTGGTGTTTCTGACTGTAGGAACCGGTATCGGCGGAGCTGTCATCATTGATGGTAAATTGTTCAATGGATATGCTAACCGGGGTACGGAGTTGGGGCATGTACCGTTGATTGCCAACGGTGAACGTTGTGCCTGCGGGGCAATCGGCTGCCTGGAACATTATGCTTCGACTGCCGCCTTGACAAGACGTTTCAGCGCATTGGCGAAAGAGCAGAAATTAAGTTTTGATACGGAGATAAACGGGGAATTGATTGTTCGCCTGTATCATGAAAATTTCCCGCTCGCTGTCGAGTGCATGAACGAACACTTTTACTATTTGGGCAGAGGAATTGCCGGCTTTGTCAATATCTTCAGTCCCCAACGGATTGTGATAGGAGGAGGTGTTGCAGAATCCGGCAGTTTCTATTTAGAGAAAATAAGGGCGGTAGTCAAAAAGCACGTAATAGCAGACTGTGCCCTGGATACCAAGATTGTAGCAGCCGAATTGGGCAATAAAGCCGGTCTTATCGGTGCAGCATCACTAATTCTATAA
- a CDS encoding DUF4962 domain-containing protein yields MKKIVLGLSALCLLMACGSSEQPAVIKVSEETLMHEVRATPSPADGTYVKVNPPRFMWPDKFPHLGPVLDGVPGQVDEKPKVVYRIRISQDKNFRKDVLTGERAWAFFNPFQCLAQGKWYWQHAYVTPEGTEEWSPVYQFYIDKDTPEFNPPTLEKVLAEYPSHHPRVLLDATDWEKIIAKNKNNPEARAYMDKASQCISRPLKHLQEEIDTTNVVTLTNIVQRESALIRESRKIVDREEANVEALVRAYLLTKDEKYYREGINRLSEILSWQKSKYFAGDFNLSTLLSMSTSAYDGFYNLLSPEEKQLLLDNIRRIGDKFYNEYVNHLENRIADNHVWQMTFRILTMAAFATVGEIPEAYVWTDYCYNEWISRLPGLHKDGGWHNGDAYFHVNIRTLIEVPAFFSRISGFNFFADPWYNNNALYVIYQQPPFSKSGGHGNSHEGQRSPNGGRVGYADALARECNNPWAVAYVHEIMQEDPDILSKAFEAKPADLTWYRCTTSKERPAYSKHLSELPEAKVFKQAGTALMNTDIGHHANNAMLSFRSSPYGSTSHALANQNAFNTFFGGRAIFYSSGHRTGFTDDHCMYAYRNTRAHNSILVNGMGQKIGTEGYGWIPRYYEGEEISYVVGDASNAYGKVVSPLWLERGRLSGTQFTPEKGWDENKLEFFRRHIVQLGRSGLFVVYDELAGKEPVEWNYLLHTVELPMEVVKEEGGLRILGKNKADGISIAHLYSSQEMTYAQTDTFFVAALDWKKRLGKALANHYHFTATTTPCNKVFFLNIIDVHGNNRADAVINHQGNRITVEGWVIECNLDSEGKAFLHIENKQNGASLDFNYNSNKGATTIVDQVGGKRIEKRLVDSLPKPEI; encoded by the coding sequence ATGAAAAAGATAGTATTGGGCTTATCGGCCCTCTGCCTGCTAATGGCATGTGGCAGTTCCGAGCAACCTGCCGTGATAAAGGTTTCCGAAGAAACATTGATGCATGAAGTCCGTGCAACTCCCTCTCCTGCCGATGGCACATACGTCAAGGTGAATCCACCGCGTTTCATGTGGCCGGACAAATTCCCCCATTTAGGCCCGGTGCTGGATGGGGTTCCGGGACAAGTGGATGAAAAGCCGAAAGTAGTTTACCGGATTCGTATCTCCCAAGACAAGAATTTCCGGAAAGATGTCCTTACCGGTGAACGTGCCTGGGCTTTCTTCAATCCTTTCCAATGCCTGGCACAAGGGAAATGGTATTGGCAACATGCTTATGTTACCCCCGAAGGTACTGAAGAATGGTCGCCGGTTTACCAATTCTATATAGATAAAGATACACCGGAATTCAATCCGCCGACTTTGGAAAAAGTCTTGGCAGAATATCCTTCCCATCACCCGCGTGTGTTGCTGGATGCAACTGACTGGGAAAAGATTATAGCGAAAAATAAAAATAATCCGGAAGCCCGGGCTTATATGGACAAGGCGTCCCAATGCATTTCCCGTCCGTTGAAGCATCTTCAGGAAGAGATAGATACAACGAATGTAGTTACGTTGACCAACATTGTGCAACGTGAATCGGCCCTCATCCGCGAGAGCCGTAAGATTGTAGATAGAGAAGAGGCCAACGTGGAAGCATTGGTTCGTGCTTATTTGCTGACAAAAGACGAGAAGTATTATCGGGAAGGCATTAACCGCTTGAGTGAAATTCTTTCCTGGCAAAAAAGCAAATACTTTGCAGGCGACTTTAACCTGTCCACCCTATTATCGATGAGTACATCCGCGTATGACGGATTTTATAATTTACTGTCACCGGAAGAGAAACAACTGCTGTTGGATAACATCCGCAGAATTGGAGACAAGTTCTATAATGAATACGTGAACCATCTGGAGAACCGTATTGCAGACAACCATGTGTGGCAGATGACTTTCCGTATCCTGACGATGGCGGCATTCGCTACGGTCGGTGAAATACCGGAAGCGTACGTATGGACAGATTACTGTTATAATGAATGGATTTCACGCCTTCCGGGGCTGCATAAGGATGGTGGCTGGCACAATGGGGATGCCTATTTCCATGTAAATATACGTACCTTGATAGAAGTACCGGCCTTTTTCTCACGCATATCCGGCTTCAACTTCTTTGCAGATCCGTGGTATAACAACAATGCCTTATATGTTATCTATCAGCAACCTCCCTTCTCCAAATCCGGAGGTCATGGCAACTCACATGAAGGACAACGCAGTCCGAACGGAGGGCGCGTAGGATATGCCGATGCCCTGGCACGCGAATGTAACAATCCGTGGGCAGTTGCTTATGTACACGAAATTATGCAGGAAGACCCTGACATCTTGTCGAAGGCTTTCGAAGCCAAACCGGCAGATTTGACCTGGTATCGCTGCACAACCTCGAAGGAAAGACCTGCTTATAGCAAACATCTGTCGGAACTACCGGAAGCCAAAGTCTTCAAACAAGCAGGTACTGCTCTGATGAATACCGACATAGGGCATCATGCCAACAATGCCATGCTTTCTTTCCGAAGCAGCCCTTATGGTTCCACATCCCATGCCTTGGCCAATCAAAACGCTTTCAACACCTTCTTTGGGGGTAGGGCTATCTTTTATAGCAGCGGGCATCGTACCGGATTTACAGATGATCATTGTATGTATGCCTACCGGAATACCCGTGCCCATAACTCCATATTAGTAAACGGTATGGGTCAGAAGATAGGGACAGAAGGCTATGGCTGGATTCCCCGCTACTATGAAGGTGAAGAAATCTCTTACGTTGTAGGCGATGCCTCCAACGCCTATGGGAAAGTAGTTTCTCCGTTGTGGCTGGAACGCGGACGTTTGTCCGGCACTCAATTTACACCGGAGAAAGGTTGGGATGAAAATAAACTGGAATTCTTCCGAAGACATATCGTTCAGCTCGGACGCTCTGGTTTGTTTGTTGTTTACGATGAACTGGCCGGTAAAGAACCGGTAGAATGGAACTACCTGCTGCATACGGTGGAACTGCCTATGGAGGTGGTTAAGGAAGAAGGAGGATTGCGCATCTTGGGTAAGAATAAAGCGGATGGAATATCGATAGCTCATTTATATTCTTCACAGGAGATGACTTATGCACAAACGGATACATTCTTTGTGGCCGCCCTTGACTGGAAAAAGCGTCTTGGCAAGGCTCTTGCTAATCATTATCATTTTACGGCAACGACAACTCCTTGCAATAAAGTGTTTTTTCTCAATATAATCGATGTACATGGAAACAACCGTGCCGATGCCGTGATAAATCATCAGGGAAATCGCATTACAGTAGAAGGATGGGTTATTGAATGTAATCTGGATAGTGAAGGCAAAGCGTTCCTGCACATAGAGAATAAGCAGAACGGTGCTTCACTGGACTTCAACTATAATTCGAATAAGGGTGCTACGACTATCGTCGATCAGGTAGGCGGAAAGAGAATAGAGAAAAGACTGGTTGATTCCTTGCCGAAGCCTGAAATATAA